The following are encoded together in the Poseidonibacter lekithochrous genome:
- a CDS encoding metal ABC transporter solute-binding protein, Zn/Mn family, translating into MRFLIPLFLLINFTYAQTNIVVSILPQKTFVEKIGGEKVNVTNMVRPGSDPHSYEPKPSQMKEIAKADIYFPIGLEFENTWLTKFADQNKNMKFVEMTKNVEYIEMAKHSHHHHHDESHDSHEEGHHEGELPFEWAGVFELQKGTYTWSFSKVEGNYADPGMKMLIIKANKKDDDLIEAYEEQAKNVFANNKTKTATNNSSLETNNSFYTLTFDESKNKTIFKVQIKQAGKYLFFTEHMPIEFEANEHYFKDSTKKDIEVLTSVPEEAHHGKDPHVWVSPKNVKIMAKNIYNTLVEVDSKNKEYYKTNYDNFIKEIGLTDIRIKSILSSLPRNSKFMVFHPSWGYFAKDYNLEQLVIEVEGKEPKPKILQKIIKEAKEENVKAIFTQTEFSDKSAKVIADELKIKVIKETPLAQNWSQNLIQMANSIANNK; encoded by the coding sequence ATGAGATTTTTAATCCCATTGTTTTTATTAATAAATTTTACTTATGCACAAACTAATATTGTGGTAAGTATCCTACCTCAAAAAACTTTTGTTGAAAAGATTGGAGGGGAGAAAGTAAATGTTACAAATATGGTAAGACCAGGCAGTGACCCACACTCTTATGAGCCTAAACCTTCACAAATGAAAGAGATAGCTAAAGCAGATATCTATTTTCCAATTGGTTTAGAGTTTGAAAATACTTGGCTTACAAAATTTGCAGACCAAAATAAAAACATGAAATTTGTTGAAATGACAAAAAATGTAGAATATATTGAAATGGCAAAACATTCTCACCATCATCACCATGATGAAAGTCATGACTCACATGAAGAAGGTCATCACGAAGGTGAATTACCTTTTGAATGGGCTGGTGTTTTTGAACTTCAAAAAGGTACTTATACTTGGTCTTTCTCTAAAGTTGAGGGAAACTATGCAGATCCTGGAATGAAAATGTTAATTATTAAAGCTAATAAAAAAGATGATGATTTAATAGAAGCTTATGAAGAACAAGCAAAAAATGTATTTGCAAATAACAAAACTAAAACTGCTACAAATAATAGCTCTTTAGAAACAAACAATTCATTTTATACTTTAACTTTTGATGAGTCAAAAAATAAAACAATATTCAAAGTACAAATCAAACAAGCTGGAAAATATTTATTTTTCACAGAACATATGCCAATTGAATTTGAAGCGAATGAACATTACTTTAAAGACTCAACAAAAAAAGATATTGAAGTTCTTACAAGTGTTCCAGAAGAAGCACATCATGGAAAAGACCCTCATGTTTGGGTAAGTCCTAAAAATGTAAAAATTATGGCAAAAAATATTTATAATACTTTAGTAGAAGTTGATTCAAAAAATAAAGAGTATTACAAAACTAATTATGACAATTTTATAAAAGAGATAGGTTTAACAGATATTAGAATTAAAAGTATTTTATCTTCTTTACCTCGTAATTCTAAGTTTATGGTTTTCCACCCATCTTGGGGATATTTTGCAAAAGATTATAACTTAGAGCAATTAGTTATTGAAGTTGAAGGAAAAGAACCAAAACCAAAAATTCTTCAAAAAATTATCAAAGAAGCTAAAGAAGAAAATGTAAAAGCAATTTTTACTCAAACTGAATTTTCAGATAAGAGTGCAAAAGTTATTGCAGATGAGTTAAAAATTAAAGTAATTAAAGAAACTCCGCTTGCACAAAACTGGTCACAAAACCTAATACAAATGGCAAATTCAATTGCAAACAATAAGTAA
- a CDS encoding metal ABC transporter ATP-binding protein: MQTISNAISIDKLFFKYEKEFVLEDINLSVKEKDFLTILGPNGGGKSTLLKLILGINPLKKGNISIFGNKLINELPNLGYVPQNTNINLNFPISTIEVVMMGQNDIKKRFFGYKKEEKIKALEVLEKVNMKEFANSKISNLSGGQRQRVLIARALFCNPKILLLDEPTSNIDIAGCEQVYQVLKELNKHITVVVISHDISVVLKYASKAVYINKKLTYHDLTKMKDDFKNIESNICEIELLEMLGKCRC; this comes from the coding sequence TTGCAAACAATAAGTAACGCAATCTCTATAGACAAACTTTTTTTCAAATACGAAAAAGAGTTTGTTTTAGAAGACATAAATTTGTCCGTAAAAGAGAAAGACTTCCTAACAATATTAGGACCAAATGGTGGAGGAAAAAGTACTCTTTTAAAACTAATCCTTGGCATTAACCCTTTAAAAAAAGGCAATATTTCTATTTTTGGAAATAAACTAATTAATGAACTTCCAAATCTTGGTTATGTTCCTCAAAATACTAACATTAATCTTAACTTCCCAATTAGTACCATAGAAGTTGTAATGATGGGACAAAACGATATTAAAAAAAGATTCTTTGGATATAAAAAAGAAGAAAAGATCAAAGCACTTGAAGTTCTAGAAAAAGTAAATATGAAAGAGTTTGCAAACTCAAAAATTTCAAATTTATCTGGAGGACAGAGACAAAGAGTTTTAATTGCAAGAGCACTTTTTTGTAATCCAAAGATTTTACTTTTAGATGAACCCACTTCAAATATTGATATTGCAGGTTGTGAGCAAGTATATCAAGTATTAAAAGAGTTAAATAAACATATCACGGTTGTTGTAATTAGTCACGATATATCAGTGGTTTTAAAATATGCTTCAAAAGCTGTTTATATAAATAAAAAATTAACATATCATGATTTAACAAAAATGAAAGATGACTTCAAAAATATTGAATCAAATATATGTGAAATTGAACTTTTAGAGATGTTAGGAAAATGTAGATGTTAG
- a CDS encoding efflux RND transporter periplasmic adaptor subunit, protein MKKLLCSALILSFLNAQDSLTSRAVISSFDRTVLSSELAGNIVHLKKNEGDYFKKGTLLVKLNCDVYKAKKNKVGIEKNIAHLKYKKNKQLESYKSIGSFEVDISKQEYLKQQAEYKIASINVKRCNIYAPFNGRVVSKKVNQFQSIKPNEEIIEIVGVDTLEARTFVPSSWLTWIKKNEDLKIVIDETKTTINAEIKEIGSVVDPVSQTVLVRVSLKKPYANIIPGMSATATFKMKNNKGTDDEK, encoded by the coding sequence GTGAAAAAGCTTCTTTGTTCAGCATTAATCTTATCATTTTTAAATGCACAAGATAGCCTAACTTCTAGGGCTGTGATTAGTTCATTTGATAGAACAGTTTTATCAAGTGAGCTAGCAGGAAATATTGTACATTTGAAAAAAAATGAAGGTGACTATTTTAAAAAAGGTACCTTACTTGTAAAACTTAATTGTGATGTTTATAAAGCAAAGAAGAATAAAGTTGGTATTGAAAAAAATATTGCACACTTAAAATATAAAAAAAATAAACAGCTTGAAAGTTATAAGTCTATAGGAAGTTTTGAGGTAGATATTTCAAAACAAGAATACTTAAAACAACAAGCTGAATATAAAATTGCATCTATAAATGTAAAGAGATGTAATATTTATGCGCCTTTTAACGGACGAGTTGTTTCAAAAAAAGTTAACCAATTTCAAAGTATTAAACCTAATGAGGAAATAATTGAAATTGTAGGTGTAGATACTCTTGAGGCTAGAACTTTTGTTCCTTCTTCATGGTTAACTTGGATAAAAAAGAATGAAGATTTAAAAATAGTTATTGATGAAACAAAAACAACTATTAATGCTGAGATAAAAGAAATTGGTTCAGTTGTTGATCCTGTAAGTCAAACTGTATTAGTACGGGTTTCTCTTAAAAAACCTTATGCAAATATTATTCCAGGGATGAGCGCAACTGCTACATTTAAAATGAAAAATAATAAAGGAACAGATGATGAAAAATAA
- a CDS encoding class I SAM-dependent methyltransferase produces MSQQEFWNSKFSRDGYLYGIKPNTFIASKIKLFPRESKVLCLGEGEGRNAIFLAKRGMNVTAIDASDIGISKLHFRALEENLKIETICADLNEWEVKEKYDVIVASYLHMYKNEREDLFEKIEESLNSGGYFIGEFFSTKQLNYASGGPKDEDLLYTVDDFKKHFALCDNEIKEQVTILDEGKGHQGEACVIRVLIQK; encoded by the coding sequence ATGAGTCAACAAGAATTTTGGAATAGCAAATTTTCAAGAGATGGTTACCTTTATGGTATAAAACCAAATACCTTTATAGCTTCAAAAATCAAACTTTTCCCAAGAGAATCAAAAGTACTTTGTTTAGGTGAGGGTGAAGGAAGAAATGCAATCTTTTTAGCAAAAAGAGGTATGAATGTAACAGCCATTGATGCTTCTGATATCGGTATTTCAAAGCTTCATTTTAGAGCTTTAGAAGAGAATTTAAAAATCGAAACTATTTGTGCTGATTTAAATGAATGGGAAGTAAAAGAAAAATACGATGTAATCGTAGCTTCTTATTTACATATGTACAAAAATGAAAGAGAAGATTTATTTGAAAAAATTGAAGAGTCTTTAAACTCTGGTGGTTACTTTATTGGAGAGTTTTTTTCAACAAAACAATTAAACTATGCAAGTGGTGGTCCAAAAGATGAAGATTTACTTTATACTGTAGATGACTTCAAAAAACACTTTGCTTTATGTGATAATGAAATTAAAGAACAAGTAACAATTCTTGATGAGGGTAAAGGCCATCAAGGGGAAGCTTGCGTTATTAGAGTACTTATTCAAAAATAA
- the metH gene encoding methionine synthase, whose protein sequence is MIEKFKKLIDDKVLVIDGAMGTQLQLADIKAQEWMYEGADLEGCNELLNLTAPHVLRTIHDAYAKAGADLITTNTFGSMSWVLDEYDIPQTAYELSKLGASLVKESCVKYSTASKPRFVLGSIGPGTKLPSLGHIKYDDMYEGYKEMAEGLRDGGTDIFLLETCQDPLQIKAALHALTDAAPQIPIMVSVTIEMSGTMLIGTDALTIAAIMEPFNILSLGFNCGTGPKQVFKHVKTLSEVCKFPISVHANAGLPQNRGGQTYYPMGPDEFTSLQKEFLDINGVSFLGGCCGTTPEHIKVLSETIEGIVPKKPNGFLKASLASLFNTVPLKQDPAPLLIGERSNATGSKAFRELLKANNYEGTLSVGQQQVRAGAHIIDVSVGFAGRDEKDDMDKVVELYSQKVSLPLMPDSTQITALEAALKQIGGRPIINSVNLEDGEEKFDAVCKLAKKFGAALVCLTIDEVGMAKTKEDKIRMAERIYDLCVNRHGFNPADLVFDMLTFTIGSGDDEYRSAGIETMEAIREFQILHPEVGTTLGLSNISFGLDIKARVYLNSIYLDHCVKAGLTSAIVNVKHILPLNKITEEDRKACDDLIFDNQENGDPLFAFIDHFSNVEAQEEESDEEYQKLPAVEKVKKLLLDGDKDRMLPLVDELRLEVKPEVIVNEWLIDGMKIIGELFGSGQMQLPFVLQSAETMKATVDALNPYLPKEEKATETVLVIGTVKGDVHDVGKNLVDIILSNNGFKVINIGIKADLNDFIIAVKEHKADAIGMSGLLVKSTAVMKDNLEELHKLGIDIPVLLGGAALTKAFINDYCRPIYDGPIFYCRDAFDGVVSMQRIESGDADNTALAADLIEVVDTSDKVEKEEVIIPPYEEIELPKPAEFTFPPIWDRIARTGDKVDKELIFKWINHRVLYRQRWGYKRGKQSSEKFLKHEEEVVKPMYEELKAELIDKNIFDPIAIYAYYPCISHDNKIYIFDKEYLFNNEKEAKNVPSLDKAIKVLEFPRQKRKPFRCIADYFANDRLDVIAFTLASAGLKVADYEREFYNKGEFTKYYQIHGLGVELAEALAEVLHKQVRLDLDIVPKEGHTLNDVQMKQYVGCRYSPGYAACPDLAMNRDIFDLLNPEEFGIELSETFQMHPEQTTCAIVVPHFDAKYYNI, encoded by the coding sequence ATGATAGAAAAATTCAAAAAATTAATCGACGACAAAGTACTGGTAATTGACGGAGCTATGGGGACACAGCTTCAACTTGCTGATATTAAAGCTCAAGAGTGGATGTACGAAGGTGCAGATTTAGAAGGGTGTAATGAACTTCTAAATTTAACTGCTCCTCATGTATTGAGAACTATTCATGATGCTTATGCAAAAGCAGGAGCAGATTTAATAACAACTAATACTTTTGGTTCAATGTCATGGGTTTTAGATGAATACGATATTCCTCAAACTGCTTATGAATTATCAAAGTTAGGAGCATCTTTAGTAAAAGAATCTTGTGTTAAATATAGCACTGCTTCAAAACCAAGATTTGTTTTAGGATCAATTGGACCTGGAACAAAACTTCCATCATTAGGTCATATTAAATATGACGATATGTATGAAGGTTATAAAGAAATGGCAGAAGGATTAAGGGATGGTGGAACAGATATTTTCTTACTTGAAACTTGTCAAGATCCATTACAAATTAAAGCCGCACTTCATGCCTTAACAGATGCTGCTCCACAAATACCAATTATGGTATCTGTAACTATTGAAATGTCAGGAACTATGCTTATTGGTACTGATGCTTTAACAATTGCAGCTATTATGGAACCTTTTAATATTTTATCACTTGGATTTAACTGTGGTACAGGACCAAAACAAGTATTTAAACATGTTAAGACTTTAAGTGAAGTTTGTAAATTCCCAATATCAGTTCATGCAAATGCAGGACTTCCTCAAAATAGAGGTGGTCAGACTTATTATCCAATGGGACCTGATGAGTTTACTTCTTTACAAAAAGAGTTCTTAGATATTAATGGAGTTTCTTTCTTAGGTGGATGTTGTGGTACAACACCTGAGCATATTAAAGTTTTAAGTGAAACAATTGAAGGAATAGTTCCTAAAAAACCTAATGGTTTCTTAAAAGCTTCCTTAGCATCATTATTTAATACAGTTCCATTAAAGCAAGATCCAGCACCTCTACTTATTGGTGAGAGATCAAATGCAACTGGTTCTAAAGCCTTTAGGGAATTACTAAAAGCAAATAATTATGAAGGAACACTTTCTGTTGGACAACAACAAGTAAGAGCTGGAGCACATATTATTGATGTATCTGTTGGATTTGCGGGGCGTGATGAAAAAGATGATATGGATAAAGTTGTTGAGCTTTACTCTCAAAAAGTATCACTTCCACTTATGCCAGATTCAACTCAAATTACAGCTTTAGAAGCAGCACTTAAACAAATTGGTGGAAGACCAATTATCAACTCTGTTAACCTAGAAGATGGAGAAGAAAAATTTGATGCGGTTTGTAAACTAGCTAAGAAATTTGGAGCAGCATTAGTTTGTCTTACTATTGATGAAGTAGGAATGGCTAAAACTAAAGAAGACAAAATCAGAATGGCAGAACGTATTTATGATTTATGTGTAAATAGACATGGCTTTAATCCTGCAGATTTAGTATTTGATATGCTTACATTTACTATTGGTTCTGGTGATGATGAGTATAGAAGTGCAGGTATTGAAACTATGGAAGCTATTAGAGAATTCCAAATACTTCACCCAGAAGTAGGAACTACTTTAGGTCTTTCAAATATCTCATTTGGTTTAGATATTAAAGCAAGAGTTTATTTAAATTCAATTTATTTAGATCATTGTGTAAAAGCTGGATTAACATCTGCAATTGTAAATGTAAAACATATCTTACCTCTTAATAAAATTACAGAGGAAGACAGAAAAGCTTGTGATGACTTAATCTTTGATAATCAAGAAAATGGAGATCCATTATTTGCCTTTATTGATCACTTCTCAAATGTAGAAGCTCAAGAAGAAGAGAGTGATGAAGAGTATCAAAAACTTCCTGCTGTTGAGAAAGTTAAGAAGTTATTACTTGATGGTGATAAAGATAGAATGCTTCCTTTAGTGGATGAATTAAGACTTGAAGTAAAACCTGAAGTTATTGTAAATGAATGGTTAATTGATGGTATGAAAATAATTGGGGAACTATTTGGTTCTGGACAAATGCAATTACCATTTGTACTTCAAAGTGCTGAAACTATGAAAGCAACAGTTGATGCATTAAATCCATATTTACCAAAAGAAGAAAAAGCAACTGAGACGGTATTAGTAATAGGAACTGTAAAAGGTGACGTGCATGATGTTGGTAAAAACTTAGTAGATATTATTCTTTCAAATAATGGATTTAAAGTTATTAATATTGGTATTAAAGCTGATTTAAATGACTTTATTATTGCAGTTAAAGAGCATAAAGCTGATGCTATTGGTATGAGTGGATTACTTGTAAAATCAACTGCTGTTATGAAAGATAATTTAGAAGAATTACATAAATTAGGGATTGATATTCCTGTATTACTTGGAGGGGCTGCACTTACAAAAGCCTTCATTAATGACTATTGTAGACCTATTTATGATGGACCAATTTTCTATTGTAGAGATGCTTTTGATGGTGTTGTTTCTATGCAAAGAATTGAAAGTGGAGATGCAGATAATACGGCTTTAGCGGCTGATTTAATTGAAGTTGTTGATACTAGTGATAAGGTTGAGAAAGAAGAAGTTATTATTCCTCCATATGAAGAGATAGAACTTCCAAAACCAGCTGAGTTTACTTTCCCTCCAATTTGGGACAGAATCGCTAGAACTGGAGATAAAGTTGATAAAGAATTAATATTCAAATGGATTAACCATAGAGTATTATATAGACAAAGATGGGGATATAAAAGAGGTAAGCAGTCAAGTGAAAAGTTCTTAAAACATGAAGAAGAGGTTGTAAAACCTATGTATGAAGAGCTAAAAGCAGAATTAATTGACAAAAATATTTTTGATCCAATTGCAATTTATGCTTATTATCCTTGTATTTCTCATGATAATAAAATTTATATCTTTGATAAAGAGTATTTATTTAATAATGAAAAAGAAGCAAAAAATGTTCCTTCTTTAGATAAAGCAATTAAAGTACTTGAATTCCCTAGACAAAAGAGAAAACCATTTAGATGTATTGCTGATTATTTTGCAAATGATAGGCTCGATGTTATTGCCTTTACTCTTGCAAGTGCTGGGCTTAAAGTTGCTGATTATGAAAGAGAATTTTATAATAAAGGTGAGTTTACTAAATACTACCAAATCCATGGATTAGGTGTTGAGCTTGCTGAAGCTTTAGCTGAGGTTTTACATAAACAAGTAAGACTTGATTTAGATATTGTTCCAAAAGAAGGGCATACTTTAAATGATGTTCAAATGAAACAATATGTAGGTTGTAGATACTCTCCTGGATACGCTGCTTGTCCAGATTTAGCAATGAATAGAGATATCTTCGATTTATTAAATCCTGAAGAGTTTGGAATCGAATTATCTGAAACATTCCAAATGCATCCTGAGCAAACAACTTGTGCTATAGTTGTTCCTCACTTTGATGCGAAATACTACAATATATAG
- a CDS encoding MmcQ/YjbR family DNA-binding protein — MQLQEIEKLLLKRQGSYIDYPFGDDIMTLKIENKIFAIVSEKDNPLRVNLKCEPNDAIAYREIYESVIPGYHMNKKHWNTIILDGSIPKSVVEDMISQSYELVFSKLTKKEKEKILSS, encoded by the coding sequence ATGCAACTTCAAGAAATAGAAAAACTTCTACTTAAAAGACAAGGCTCATATATTGATTATCCCTTTGGTGATGATATTATGACTTTAAAAATAGAAAACAAAATTTTTGCTATTGTTTCAGAAAAAGACAATCCTTTAAGAGTAAATCTAAAATGTGAACCAAATGATGCTATTGCTTATAGGGAAATTTATGAGAGTGTTATTCCTGGTTACCATATGAATAAGAAACATTGGAATACAATTATCTTAGATGGAAGTATTCCTAAAAGTGTTGTAGAAGATATGATTAGTCAATCATATGAGTTAGTCTTTTCCAAACTAACAAAAAAAGAGAAAGAAAAAATCCTTTCTTCTTAA
- a CDS encoding metal ABC transporter permease, whose protein sequence is MLEALSYNFIQNAIIAGVLVSIITGIIGSLIVVNKMVFLSGGIAHSAYGGIGLSIYFGLPMLLCTSIFSILVTIIIALFTYKKRENLDTIIGLTWAIGMSFGILLVDLTPGYNSDLMSYLFGSILAVDNTDIMFMVILLSFIITVLVFFYRDILAVSYDSEYANLRGIYTRFFYTLILILSALCIVIAIKIVGLILVIALLTIPIYISQRFCNTLFSMMIISSLLSMLFTIFGLVLSYNFDLSSGPSIILASSIFMFIIICFDFIKKSKKAI, encoded by the coding sequence ATGTTAGAAGCCTTATCATATAACTTTATTCAAAATGCAATAATCGCAGGGGTTTTAGTAAGTATTATTACTGGAATTATAGGATCCTTAATTGTGGTTAATAAAATGGTTTTCTTATCAGGAGGAATTGCACATAGTGCTTATGGTGGTATTGGTTTATCTATTTATTTTGGACTTCCGATGTTATTATGTACATCAATTTTCTCAATACTAGTAACTATAATAATAGCTTTGTTTACTTATAAAAAAAGAGAGAACTTAGATACTATAATTGGCCTAACATGGGCAATTGGTATGTCATTTGGTATCTTACTTGTAGATTTAACCCCTGGATATAACTCTGATTTAATGAGTTATTTATTTGGCTCAATTTTAGCAGTTGATAATACAGATATTATGTTTATGGTAATTTTACTTAGCTTTATAATTACAGTTTTAGTATTTTTTTACAGAGATATTTTAGCAGTTTCTTATGATAGTGAATATGCAAACTTACGAGGTATTTATACAAGATTTTTTTATACACTTATACTTATTTTATCAGCACTATGCATAGTAATTGCCATAAAAATTGTAGGTCTTATTTTAGTAATCGCCCTATTAACCATACCTATTTATATCTCACAAAGATTTTGTAATACCCTATTTTCAATGATGATAATATCTAGTTTATTATCTATGTTGTTTACAATCTTTGGTCTTGTTTTATCTTACAATTTTGATTTAAGTTCTGGCCCATCAATTATTCTAGCTAGTTCTATTTTTATGTTTATAATAATCTGTTTTGATTTTATAAAAAAATCAAAGAAAGCAATATAA
- a CDS encoding TolC family protein produces MRRSKTILLSLSAAVFITGCSIKPEPLLPKDIKSSVKKDLQLLSNIVKPITKAITLEEAIDRAVNNNIRNRVQKMESALAYKQIDMVYYDMLPSLAANAGYSVRDNYAASASTSFTNGQPDQISGTPSYSVSQDKERTTTDVSFNWNILDFGLSYVRAKQQSDKYLMAKENEKKVTQNIIQEVRRTYYQTVSADALLKRIVPMKDEVKDALVQSRKVKLQRVSSPMEALSYQRELLEVLRSLQSLERNLMNAKLELSELMGLKPGTKFELSEKVRKNYDLPEIKMALEDMEKVALENRPEVLESRYKERISSKETTTAILKMLPGINLNAGINYNDSDYLLNNDWASYGASVSWNLINIFKGNTYNKIAKTQIELAKEQKLAVSMAVLSQVHLSIVNFKQAKKEYELSKEYLDVAEEIFNLTEVGNDLNMNSRLVFIKEKLNYILSTLRHSSSYANVQNSYGRIFASLGTYSDMKKEEVKAKKVEKKLVKKIMPAVEKKEMKSPTFKTYGIATSNLNVRAEASLDSEVKYVLEKNKKVEILKTISIKNDVWSKIEDGYVSSTFLEIQTTEVK; encoded by the coding sequence ATGAGAAGAAGTAAAACAATTTTATTGTCTTTATCAGCTGCAGTTTTTATTACAGGATGTTCAATTAAACCAGAACCATTGTTACCAAAAGATATTAAAAGTAGTGTAAAAAAAGATTTACAATTATTAAGTAATATTGTAAAACCTATTACAAAAGCAATTACTTTGGAAGAGGCAATAGATAGAGCTGTAAATAATAATATTAGAAATAGAGTTCAAAAAATGGAGTCTGCATTAGCCTATAAACAAATTGATATGGTCTATTATGATATGTTACCATCATTAGCTGCGAATGCTGGTTATTCTGTTCGAGATAATTATGCTGCATCGGCAAGTACTTCTTTTACAAATGGACAACCAGATCAAATCTCTGGAACACCTTCTTATTCAGTTTCTCAAGATAAGGAAAGAACAACAACAGATGTCTCTTTTAACTGGAATATCTTAGATTTTGGTTTATCTTATGTTCGAGCTAAACAACAATCAGATAAATATTTAATGGCTAAAGAAAATGAGAAAAAAGTTACTCAAAATATAATTCAAGAAGTTAGAAGGACATACTATCAAACAGTATCTGCAGATGCTTTATTAAAAAGAATTGTTCCTATGAAAGATGAAGTTAAAGATGCTTTAGTTCAGTCAAGAAAAGTAAAACTTCAAAGAGTCTCTTCTCCAATGGAAGCTTTATCTTATCAAAGAGAATTATTAGAGGTTTTAAGATCTTTACAATCATTAGAAAGAAATCTAATGAATGCAAAACTTGAGTTATCAGAATTAATGGGGTTGAAACCTGGTACAAAATTTGAGTTATCAGAAAAAGTAAGAAAAAACTATGATTTACCTGAAATTAAAATGGCATTAGAAGATATGGAAAAAGTTGCTTTAGAAAATAGACCTGAAGTTCTTGAGAGTAGATATAAAGAAAGAATTTCTAGTAAAGAAACAACAACTGCTATTTTAAAGATGCTTCCAGGAATTAATTTAAATGCTGGAATAAATTATAATGATAGTGATTATTTACTAAATAATGATTGGGCATCGTATGGAGCTAGTGTATCTTGGAATCTAATAAATATTTTTAAAGGTAATACTTATAATAAAATTGCAAAAACTCAAATTGAGTTAGCAAAAGAACAAAAGTTAGCTGTTTCAATGGCTGTTTTATCTCAAGTACATTTATCAATAGTTAATTTTAAACAAGCTAAAAAAGAGTATGAATTATCAAAAGAGTATTTAGATGTTGCAGAAGAGATTTTTAATCTGACAGAGGTTGGAAATGATTTAAATATGAATAGTAGATTAGTATTTATTAAAGAAAAATTAAATTATATTTTATCTACATTAAGACACTCGTCATCTTATGCAAATGTTCAAAATAGCTATGGAAGAATTTTTGCTTCTTTAGGTACTTATTCTGATATGAAAAAAGAAGAAGTAAAAGCTAAAAAAGTAGAAAAAAAGCTAGTAAAAAAAATTATGCCTGCTGTAGAGAAAAAAGAGATGAAATCACCTACATTTAAAACTTATGGAATTGCAACGTCTAATTTAAATGTAAGAGCAGAAGCTTCTTTAGATAGTGAAGTTAAATATGTACTAGAAAAAAATAAAAAAGTTGAAATACTTAAAACTATTAGTATTAAAAACGATGTATGGTCTAAAATTGAAGATGGTTATGTTAGCTCGACATTTTTAGAAATTCAAACAACTGAAGTAAAATAA